One stretch of Paenibacillus sp. FSL R5-0341 DNA includes these proteins:
- a CDS encoding S-layer homology domain-containing protein: MNAQGGDKKVMKKILSVALSTAMAFSMFASVAFGDTAVTPQQQFDALKAKGIFTGYPDGSAGLDKEMTRAEFAKVITKLLGLKEITGTLSYTDKNYTAKNWAVPYIEAVTAAGIMEGKNVEKKIFDFNGKVTVAEMATILTRALDLEIPTETNNNAAAWAKGYVQAAINAGLIDANANFSGNASRELLVGAAYSIDQAQSLKVESYTVTEAGKVVEFKISDGETVKVTLDKALEANKETEVKFTYKDKEFTEKVTYVVTAATKVQSVSANNYKQITVAFDGEVQEASATNVKNYTIDGFEFESASLSADKKVATLLLKQADADTLDRQKEYTIAVNVKNANESKTLEEKVKFTPIDTTVPTVQSVTGLGTKAFKVVFSEPVKQSTVNTTSNFRINGNAVSGSVKYSYPNTAIITTDLPVGNHKLTVSNVEDFAGFKISSAEQEFTVAEDTTAPEVVSVKTTDLTEVEIKFNETIKSVGTVYHTTSGYTASSVTINDDTVKLVFNQKLSLSENTVYLQNVTDYSNNSANREVKVTPVLDTQRPAVVGVKTELVNNDSAHKFTFEYSKNVESADAREPKNYTVKDSAGKVVAGKGLDSNGHPAVSISYDPTTKKASFTLLGKLDAGKYTVEVAGVRDTASIANTMLPYTTTVDVSNTIRPVVSTTWVEETTAGNKYDSVIYVQFSKAMAISGAGDVTQVNKYNYATNFDAVTNGGTFRPIPSDSKVELVNAETVRITLPRSETSLLAAGTDLGLRIATVADTNGNYAGSDYLVYTAVKAKSAVTIGVEKAEATATDTVKVTFQSTLSNVDINDFTINGVAPKSVDTTTTDGKTVATFTLNSDSKFAPDLAGSAFVISSTPKSQNAFGAPLSSAAVTLVDKIAPTVTDTAVVVAKDTFGTGPDAPQNVFSATVEFNETLKVTNTPNLFTVRVEGKAVTVVGAEPDGKNLVVYFNGVDNNSITDKQLVEVFLKDVNTEAGVVTDLKDNAAKSFTKSVNVPVAVAGSLTY, encoded by the coding sequence CGCTGAGTTCGCAAAAGTTATCACTAAATTGCTCGGTCTGAAAGAGATCACTGGAACTCTTTCTTACACTGACAAAAACTACACAGCTAAAAACTGGGCTGTACCTTACATCGAAGCAGTAACTGCTGCGGGTATTATGGAAGGTAAAAACGTAGAGAAAAAAATCTTTGACTTCAATGGTAAAGTGACAGTAGCTGAAATGGCTACAATCTTGACTCGTGCACTTGATCTTGAAATCCCAACTGAAACTAACAACAATGCAGCAGCATGGGCTAAAGGTTATGTTCAAGCAGCGATCAACGCAGGTCTGATCGACGCTAACGCTAACTTCTCTGGTAATGCTTCCCGCGAATTGTTGGTAGGTGCAGCTTACTCTATCGATCAAGCTCAAAGCTTGAAAGTAGAATCTTACACAGTAACTGAAGCTGGTAAAGTAGTTGAATTCAAAATCAGCGACGGCGAAACTGTAAAAGTAACTTTGGATAAAGCTCTTGAAGCTAACAAAGAAACTGAAGTGAAATTCACTTACAAAGATAAAGAGTTCACTGAGAAAGTTACTTATGTAGTAACTGCAGCGACTAAAGTTCAAAGCGTATCTGCTAACAACTACAAACAAATCACTGTAGCATTTGATGGTGAAGTTCAAGAAGCTTCTGCTACAAATGTAAAAAACTACACAATCGATGGTTTTGAATTTGAATCTGCTAGTCTTTCTGCTGACAAGAAAGTTGCAACTTTGTTGTTGAAACAAGCTGATGCAGATACATTGGATAGACAAAAAGAATATACAATTGCTGTGAATGTGAAAAATGCTAACGAATCCAAAACTTTGGAAGAAAAAGTTAAATTCACACCGATTGATACAACTGTTCCTACAGTACAATCCGTAACTGGACTGGGAACTAAAGCTTTTAAAGTTGTATTCTCTGAGCCTGTTAAACAATCTACAGTTAATACTACTTCCAACTTCCGTATCAACGGAAATGCTGTTTCTGGATCTGTGAAATACTCTTACCCTAATACTGCAATCATCACTACTGATCTTCCAGTTGGTAACCACAAGTTGACTGTAAGCAATGTAGAAGATTTCGCAGGGTTCAAGATTTCTTCTGCTGAGCAAGAATTTACAGTAGCTGAAGACACTACTGCACCAGAAGTGGTTTCTGTTAAAACTACTGATTTGACTGAAGTTGAGATTAAATTCAACGAAACAATTAAATCTGTAGGTACTGTATATCACACTACATCTGGTTACACTGCTAGTTCTGTAACTATTAATGATGACACTGTGAAATTGGTATTCAATCAAAAGTTGAGTCTCTCTGAGAATACAGTATATCTGCAAAACGTAACAGACTACAGCAATAACTCTGCTAATCGCGAAGTAAAAGTGACTCCAGTATTGGACACTCAAAGACCAGCAGTTGTAGGTGTGAAAACTGAATTGGTGAACAATGATTCTGCTCACAAATTCACGTTTGAATACAGCAAAAATGTAGAGTCTGCTGACGCACGGGAACCTAAGAACTACACTGTTAAAGATTCTGCAGGTAAAGTAGTTGCAGGTAAAGGTCTAGATTCTAACGGTCACCCAGCTGTTTCCATCAGCTATGACCCAACTACTAAAAAGGCATCCTTCACTTTGCTTGGTAAACTGGATGCAGGTAAATATACTGTTGAAGTAGCGGGTGTTCGTGATACAGCTTCTATTGCCAACACTATGCTTCCATACACCACAACTGTAGATGTATCTAACACAATTCGACCAGTAGTTTCCACTACATGGGTAGAAGAAACTACTGCTGGAAATAAATATGATTCCGTAATTTATGTACAATTCAGCAAAGCTATGGCTATCAGTGGTGCTGGAGATGTAACTCAAGTTAATAAGTATAACTATGCTACTAACTTTGATGCCGTTACAAACGGTGGTACTTTCAGACCAATTCCGTCTGATTCCAAAGTTGAACTGGTTAATGCTGAAACAGTGAGAATCACATTGCCACGTTCTGAGACATCATTGCTGGCAGCTGGTACTGATTTGGGTCTGCGTATTGCTACTGTAGCTGACACAAATGGTAACTATGCTGGTTCTGACTATCTTGTATACACAGCAGTTAAGGCTAAAAGTGCTGTAACAATCGGTGTAGAAAAAGCTGAAGCAACAGCTACAGATACTGTTAAAGTTACTTTCCAAAGCACTTTGTCTAACGTTGATATTAATGATTTCACAATCAATGGTGTTGCACCTAAGTCTGTAGATACTACTACTACTGATGGTAAAACTGTCGCAACATTCACACTGAATAGCGATAGCAAATTTGCTCCTGATCTGGCTGGAAGCGCGTTTGTAATCAGCTCAACTCCAAAATCTCAAAATGCTTTTGGTGCTCCACTGAGCAGCGCGGCAGTTACTTTGGTTGACAAAATTGCTCCAACAGTAACTGATACTGCTGTTGTTGTGGCGAAAGATACTTTTGGTACTGGCCCTGATGCACCACAAAATGTATTCTCTGCTACAGTAGAGTTCAATGAAACACTCAAAGTTACAAACACTCCTAACCTCTTTACAGTACGTGTTGAAGGTAAAGCAGTTACTGTAGTTGGTGCAGAACCAGATGGTAAAAACCTTGTTGTTTACTTCAATGGTGTTGATAATAACTCCATTACTGACAAACAATTGGTTGAAGTATTCTTGAAAGATGTAAATACTGAAGCTGGCGTAGTTACTGATTTGAAAGATAATGCAGCAAAATCTTTCACAAAATCAGTTAATGTACCAGTGGCAGTTGCTGGATCCTTGACTTACTAA